In the Paenibacillus pabuli genome, one interval contains:
- a CDS encoding EscU/YscU/HrcU family type III secretion system export apparatus switch protein — MKDEPQSDLLSKKAVALKYVPGESEAPVVVAKGRGKVAEAILDKAKENGVPVQEDAALVEVLSKLDLDEQIPAELYQLVAEVLTYIYQADRLASGREGEDRW, encoded by the coding sequence ATGAAAGATGAGCCGCAGTCAGATCTTCTTTCCAAAAAGGCTGTTGCCTTAAAATACGTACCGGGAGAAAGCGAAGCTCCAGTCGTCGTAGCCAAAGGTCGCGGCAAAGTGGCGGAGGCTATTCTGGATAAAGCAAAAGAAAACGGGGTACCTGTTCAGGAAGATGCTGCACTGGTGGAAGTTTTGTCCAAGCTGGACTTGGACGAGCAAATTCCGGCCGAACTGTATCAGCTGGTGGCTGAAGTGTTAACCTATATTTATCAGGCAGACCGGCTGGCT
- a CDS encoding DNA ligase, with amino-acid sequence MNISSMIRGLLGDSKPGNAKPLELKEGQVVRGSVVSVSEDGGDAVLQIQGVQVRAKLETPLRPGETTLLQVQPPGENGVTVMKPLAGTLSELPQASLNNLLQEVGLPDTKGNRELLLAMQRSGLPLTKDNVAMVQNMMTAKPAQVPVEEWVQATGIAFQRGLPITAETVKGLHQTVFGPPLHQLLKGLTEQLETFLIQNAGKTALTGEQAGTPKLPVPGGLPMTVAGGQQTDDSGMSPSGGRQAGTSGHTAPLPQGTTTAPVGAGTVPMSNNSAAADVRGAVQTGSGTGSPEDGMKSGTGQAETAGKSGSGIQAGTGIPGESQRAAEAGRQGIPGAAADVAAGRAIAGQQEGGAAGRTEGRAETPAAASASPAAAQAGAGAPTAAQLAPKLLALLDALRSASTAAPAQPGAAAQAAPAPAGGQAAAAAGGVPQPMPAGADALPAGGSAAAPAGAAAQHAPVTHEGDPWVGRVLKLLGAEHEQQAVHGAAAQPRVGEPASPGSADSLKGLLLQLASSDSAPAALKEAAGQAVQYLTGQQLLLTTDRGSTFAQMHWFIPITGPNGEETASVQIQSRRGQRGELDASNCRLWFDLDMKSLGPTLVDVHVVNNIVSLRVLNDREGMGPLLDSGREVIHEALDKLGYQLLSFKTEPWPVGQEPGAERKINASDYSPDRYKGVDMRV; translated from the coding sequence GTGAATATTAGCTCCATGATTCGTGGTCTCCTGGGAGACAGCAAGCCGGGGAATGCCAAGCCGCTTGAGCTTAAGGAGGGTCAGGTTGTACGTGGATCTGTCGTAAGTGTCTCAGAGGATGGTGGAGATGCTGTTCTGCAAATTCAGGGCGTACAGGTACGTGCCAAGCTCGAGACACCTCTTCGCCCAGGAGAAACCACACTACTTCAGGTACAGCCGCCCGGAGAGAATGGGGTGACCGTTATGAAGCCGCTGGCAGGCACGTTGTCTGAACTGCCGCAAGCATCCTTAAACAATTTGCTTCAAGAGGTAGGGCTGCCGGATACCAAGGGGAATCGGGAACTGCTGCTCGCCATGCAGCGCAGCGGGTTACCGCTTACGAAGGATAATGTGGCCATGGTTCAAAATATGATGACTGCCAAACCTGCTCAGGTACCTGTGGAGGAGTGGGTGCAGGCGACGGGAATTGCTTTTCAGCGTGGTCTACCAATCACGGCGGAGACGGTAAAAGGTCTGCATCAGACGGTATTTGGTCCACCCCTCCACCAGCTGCTAAAAGGGTTAACGGAGCAATTGGAAACATTTCTTATTCAGAATGCGGGCAAAACCGCGTTGACGGGAGAACAGGCAGGTACGCCAAAGCTGCCAGTGCCGGGTGGTTTGCCTATGACAGTTGCCGGAGGGCAGCAGACGGATGATTCTGGAATGTCTCCGTCTGGAGGACGTCAGGCGGGAACCTCTGGCCATACGGCACCATTGCCGCAAGGTACAACTACAGCACCAGTAGGAGCCGGAACTGTTCCGATGTCGAACAATAGTGCAGCGGCTGACGTGCGCGGAGCTGTACAGACCGGCTCAGGCACAGGGAGTCCTGAGGATGGAATGAAATCTGGAACCGGACAAGCGGAGACGGCTGGAAAATCAGGATCAGGCATTCAGGCAGGGACGGGAATCCCAGGAGAGAGCCAGCGTGCAGCCGAAGCAGGCCGTCAGGGTATACCTGGGGCAGCAGCGGATGTGGCTGCTGGCCGAGCGATTGCCGGCCAGCAGGAAGGGGGCGCGGCTGGGCGAACAGAAGGCCGCGCAGAGACGCCTGCAGCTGCGAGTGCTTCGCCCGCAGCAGCGCAAGCCGGGGCAGGAGCACCAACGGCAGCGCAGCTGGCGCCGAAGCTGCTGGCCCTGCTGGACGCGCTGCGCAGCGCGTCCACTGCCGCACCGGCACAGCCTGGTGCGGCAGCACAGGCCGCCCCTGCACCTGCGGGCGGCCAGGCGGCTGCGGCTGCCGGAGGCGTGCCGCAGCCTATGCCAGCCGGCGCTGATGCGCTGCCGGCTGGGGGGAGTGCGGCAGCACCTGCGGGCGCTGCCGCACAGCACGCGCCTGTCACCCACGAGGGAGACCCGTGGGTGGGGCGCGTGCTGAAGCTGCTCGGTGCGGAGCACGAGCAGCAGGCGGTGCACGGCGCGGCTGCGCAGCCGCGCGTGGGTGAGCCGGCGAGTCCAGGCTCTGCGGACTCGCTGAAGGGCTTGCTGCTGCAGCTTGCCAGCAGCGACAGTGCCCCGGCGGCCCTGAAGGAAGCCGCCGGGCAGGCTGTGCAATACCTGACGGGTCAGCAGTTGCTGCTGACAACCGACCGAGGCTCTACCTTTGCCCAGATGCACTGGTTCATCCCGATTACCGGACCCAACGGAGAAGAGACCGCGTCTGTACAGATACAATCCCGGCGGGGCCAGCGTGGTGAACTGGATGCATCGAATTGCAGGTTGTGGTTTGATCTGGACATGAAGAGTCTCGGGCCTACTCTGGTCGATGTGCATGTCGTCAACAATATTGTCAGCCTTCGTGTACTCAACGATCGGGAGGGCATGGGGCCGCTTCTGGATAGCGGGCGGGAAGTGATCCATGAGGCCCTGGATAAGCTGGGATACCAATTACTCTCCTTTAAGACAGAGCCTTGGCCAGTCGGCCAGGAACCGGGTGCTGAGCGTAAAATAAATGCATCTGATTACAGCCCTGATCGCTACAAAGGGGTGGATATGCGAGTATGA
- a CDS encoding ribonuclease HII, producing the protein MTELNEMNELIPLEPSSESKKKKAESEPRDLLLHEREYWESGFERIAGIDEVGRGCLFGDVVAAAVILPRDLILEGVNDSKKLTEKKREALYDVIMEKALSVGVGFADAETIDRLNIKQATRLAMKRAVEALDGVPDYLLVDAEKVDVNVPQVSIIKGDANSQSIAAASIIAKVTRDRLCKDEWETLYPEYGLSIHKGYATKFHREQIMALGATPMHRRSFLGNLLGEQHTLF; encoded by the coding sequence ATGACAGAACTTAATGAAATGAATGAATTGATACCACTGGAACCTTCTTCTGAATCGAAGAAGAAAAAAGCAGAGAGTGAACCCCGTGATCTGCTGCTTCATGAGCGGGAGTATTGGGAGAGTGGTTTTGAGCGAATTGCGGGGATTGATGAGGTGGGCAGGGGATGTCTATTCGGAGATGTAGTGGCCGCTGCTGTCATATTGCCTCGTGATCTGATACTGGAGGGTGTCAATGATTCCAAAAAACTAACAGAGAAGAAGCGTGAAGCTCTGTATGACGTAATTATGGAAAAGGCGTTGTCCGTAGGTGTAGGTTTTGCGGATGCAGAAACAATAGATCGTCTCAATATTAAACAGGCTACCCGACTTGCAATGAAACGTGCGGTAGAGGCTCTGGACGGTGTGCCTGATTATCTATTAGTTGATGCCGAAAAAGTGGACGTCAACGTCCCCCAGGTCTCCATTATCAAAGGGGATGCCAACAGCCAGTCCATCGCAGCAGCATCCATAATCGCGAAGGTAACCCGCGATCGGCTCTGCAAGGACGAATGGGAGACGTTATATCCGGAATATGGTCTGTCGATACATAAGGGATATGCAACGAAGTTTCATCGCGAACAGATCATGGCTCTTGGAGCCACGCCGATGCACCGTCGGAGCTTTCTCGGCAATCTGCTCGGCGAGCAGCATACTTTATTTTAA
- the ylqF gene encoding ribosome biogenesis GTPase YlqF yields MTIQWFPGHMTRARRQIQDKLKLIDVVIELLDARLPVSSRNPMIDEILQGKPRMILLNKSDLADAKVTQEWIAHFKNEGITAFPVDASTGTNVKDIPAQARLLLKEKIDRQLAKGINPRAVRALIVGIPNVGKSTLINRLAGRNIAATGDRPGVTKGQQWIKVGKEMELLDTPGILWPKFEDQNVGYRLAVTGAIKEEILNAEDIAFFAISYLMRYYWDALEERYELQEFSKDADDSDSVIAIMEQVGRKRGCIVSGGRVDLEKASRAFLRELRAGKMGRFSMEAPY; encoded by the coding sequence GTGACGATACAATGGTTTCCAGGTCACATGACCCGGGCCAGACGCCAGATTCAGGATAAGTTAAAGCTGATTGACGTGGTCATCGAACTGCTGGATGCCCGTCTGCCTGTCTCCAGCCGAAATCCGATGATTGATGAAATTTTACAGGGTAAGCCCCGGATGATTCTGTTAAACAAGTCTGACCTTGCTGATGCTAAGGTGACGCAGGAATGGATTGCCCATTTCAAAAATGAGGGAATCACCGCATTCCCTGTGGATGCTTCTACAGGTACCAATGTAAAAGACATTCCCGCACAAGCAAGATTGCTGCTAAAAGAGAAGATTGATCGTCAACTGGCAAAAGGCATTAACCCGCGTGCAGTTCGTGCACTCATTGTAGGTATTCCCAACGTTGGGAAATCCACATTGATTAACCGGCTCGCTGGTCGAAACATTGCGGCGACAGGAGATCGTCCTGGCGTAACAAAGGGTCAACAATGGATTAAAGTGGGCAAAGAGATGGAACTGCTCGATACTCCAGGTATTTTGTGGCCCAAATTCGAGGATCAGAATGTAGGTTATCGACTTGCGGTTACAGGAGCCATCAAGGAAGAGATCCTCAATGCCGAGGATATCGCATTCTTTGCAATCAGTTACCTGATGCGTTACTACTGGGATGCTCTGGAGGAACGTTACGAGCTTCAGGAGTTCTCCAAGGATGCAGACGACTCGGATAGCGTTATAGCCATCATGGAACAGGTTGGTCGTAAACGGGGCTGTATCGTTAGCGGCGGACGTGTGGATCTGGAAAAGGCATCACGTGCATTTCTGCGTGAGTTGCGTGCAGGCAAGATGGGGCGTTTCTCTATGGAAGCTCCATATTAA
- the lepB gene encoding signal peptidase I, with amino-acid sequence MEQEVQHQDNSAEEKGSRSKKAKNEIVEWLKAIVIALVLVILIRWLLFKPFVVDGPSMQPNFHTGERVIVNEILYDIREPQRGEVIVFHVPSEGRDFIKRVIAVAGDTVQVSGDTVMVNGEKVNETYIQGAIDAAEANGGTYNVKDFPNEQFPDGKVPEGHVFVMGDNRPNSTDSRMIGYVSLEDIVGRADVIFWPIGDIKWINH; translated from the coding sequence ATGGAACAGGAAGTTCAACACCAGGACAATTCTGCCGAAGAGAAAGGCAGTCGATCCAAAAAAGCCAAAAATGAGATTGTCGAATGGCTCAAAGCGATTGTGATCGCATTGGTGCTCGTTATTTTAATTCGATGGTTATTATTCAAACCGTTTGTCGTGGACGGACCTTCCATGCAGCCGAATTTCCATACAGGTGAACGTGTCATCGTGAATGAAATCCTGTACGATATCCGGGAACCACAGCGCGGAGAGGTTATCGTATTCCATGTTCCTTCTGAAGGACGTGATTTCATTAAACGTGTCATTGCTGTAGCTGGTGATACAGTTCAGGTGAGTGGTGATACGGTTATGGTAAACGGAGAGAAAGTGAATGAGACCTACATTCAGGGAGCGATTGATGCAGCCGAAGCGAATGGTGGAACCTACAATGTGAAGGACTTCCCGAATGAGCAATTCCCGGATGGAAAGGTACCAGAAGGTCATGTATTTGTAATGGGCGATAATCGTCCGAACAGTACGGATAGCCGTATGATTGGATACGTGTCTCTAGAAGATATCGTAGGACGTGCAGATGTTATTTTCTGGCCGATCGGTGATATCAAGTGGATTAACCACTAA
- the rplS gene encoding 50S ribosomal protein L19 translates to MNIVQAITQEQLRKDIPSFRPGDTLKVHVKVIEGTRERIQLFEGVVIKRRGGGISETFTVRKISYGVGVERTFPLHSPKIDKIDVARRGKVRRAKLYYLRELRGKAARIKEIR, encoded by the coding sequence ATGAATATCGTTCAAGCGATTACTCAAGAACAACTTCGCAAAGATATTCCGAGTTTTCGTCCTGGTGACACTTTGAAAGTGCACGTTAAGGTTATCGAGGGAACTCGTGAGCGTATCCAATTGTTCGAAGGTGTTGTGATCAAGCGCCGTGGTGGTGGAATCAGTGAGACTTTTACAGTTCGTAAAATTTCTTACGGTGTAGGTGTGGAAAGAACTTTCCCGCTTCATTCCCCTAAAATCGATAAAATCGATGTGGCTCGCCGTGGTAAAGTGCGTCGTGCGAAGCTTTATTATCTTCGTGAACTACGCGGTAAAGCAGCGAGAATTAAAGAAATTCGTTAA
- a CDS encoding polysaccharide deacetylase family protein has product MKYWKRFILAALAAITCIITLYAYAVNHPTNALSHKACTSWDMVKRKAFLMSHTDYSSKTGLNLATFQVAPGTATEVPVLMYHYIQPKANNHETGNKSIINLEDFEDNMKYLYDEGYHTITLEQLEDYVNGLISLPKKSIVITFDDGYQNNYTLAYPVLKKYNFHASLFVIGSKIQDQPADFDPAKKTFISEPEMKAAADVFEFNSHTYNLHHKGFMRCGESVPVGLDTSLLNDDIKMMKEKGIDTPYLAYPFGYTSTQMIYHLQQNGYRMAFSVRSGFVRPGDNPMKLPRLTVTTGTDLAKLLNPEADQSDILPLVDISQ; this is encoded by the coding sequence ATGAAATATTGGAAAAGATTTATCCTTGCGGCACTAGCCGCAATCACCTGTATCATTACGCTATATGCCTATGCTGTTAATCATCCGACCAATGCACTATCACACAAAGCATGCACATCCTGGGACATGGTCAAACGTAAAGCGTTCCTGATGTCTCACACGGACTACTCAAGCAAGACCGGGCTGAATCTGGCTACCTTTCAAGTTGCGCCTGGTACGGCTACAGAAGTTCCTGTACTCATGTATCACTACATACAACCCAAAGCGAATAATCACGAAACAGGAAACAAATCGATAATTAATCTTGAAGATTTCGAAGACAATATGAAGTACTTGTATGATGAAGGGTATCATACGATTACACTGGAGCAGCTAGAAGACTACGTAAATGGTCTGATCTCACTGCCGAAGAAATCTATTGTCATCACTTTTGATGATGGATATCAGAACAATTATACACTTGCCTATCCCGTGCTCAAAAAATATAATTTTCATGCTTCCCTTTTTGTCATCGGCAGCAAGATTCAGGATCAGCCAGCTGATTTTGATCCCGCCAAGAAAACGTTTATCTCCGAACCGGAGATGAAGGCTGCAGCAGACGTGTTTGAGTTTAACAGCCACACCTACAACCTGCATCACAAGGGGTTTATGCGCTGCGGTGAGAGCGTGCCTGTAGGACTCGATACAAGCCTGCTGAACGATGACATCAAGATGATGAAGGAAAAAGGAATCGATACGCCCTATCTGGCTTACCCTTTCGGTTATACCAGCACACAGATGATTTATCACCTGCAGCAAAATGGTTATCGTATGGCCTTCTCCGTTCGTTCCGGGTTTGTTCGTCCGGGTGATAATCCGATGAAGCTACCAAGACTAACGGTGACGACCGGGACGGATTTGGCCAAATTGCTTAACCCCGAAGCCGATCAGTCAGATATACTCCCTCTGGTCGATATCAGTCAATAG
- a CDS encoding VOC family protein — protein sequence MTYNFYGLDHVQLAAPEGCEAEARRFFHNVMGWTEIPKPEALKKRGGVWFLCGTHQVHIGVQKDFVPAAKAHPAFHVQNLDALKEHLNGNQVYIIDDNARTDEGVKRFYVNDPFGNRLEFLEWIK from the coding sequence ATGACTTATAACTTCTATGGTCTTGATCATGTCCAACTTGCGGCTCCAGAAGGATGCGAAGCGGAAGCCCGGAGATTTTTTCATAACGTTATGGGGTGGACAGAGATCCCTAAACCTGAAGCTCTAAAAAAACGTGGTGGCGTTTGGTTCCTTTGCGGAACTCATCAGGTGCATATTGGAGTACAAAAAGATTTTGTACCCGCTGCAAAAGCTCATCCAGCATTTCACGTTCAGAACTTAGACGCATTGAAGGAACATCTAAACGGTAATCAGGTTTATATCATAGATGACAATGCGAGGACGGATGAAGGGGTAAAACGCTTTTATGTTAACGATCCTTTTGGCAATCGGCTTGAGTTTTTGGAATGGATTAAATGA
- the trmD gene encoding tRNA (guanosine(37)-N1)-methyltransferase TrmD, with product MRVDVLTLFPEMFEGVFGTSILGKAQAKGLVSLNAVNFRNYATNKHNTVDDTPYGGGGGMVLKPDPIFAAVEDVLEKRNEESTSLSTKAPRIILMCPQGETFTQKKAEELVQEDHLIFICGHYEGYDERIREFLVTDELSIGDYVLTGGELPAMVAIDSIARLIPGVLGNETSAVTDSFSTGLLEYPHYTRPPEFRGMKVPDVLLSGHHLNIDAWRREQSLIRTLERRPDMLDTAELTEKERIWLDKLRSEMERTSE from the coding sequence ATGAGAGTGGATGTATTAACGCTATTTCCAGAAATGTTCGAAGGTGTATTCGGGACAAGCATTCTTGGCAAAGCACAGGCCAAGGGTCTTGTGTCTCTGAATGCAGTAAACTTCCGGAACTATGCTACGAATAAACACAATACGGTTGATGATACACCTTATGGTGGAGGCGGGGGGATGGTCTTAAAGCCTGATCCGATCTTTGCTGCTGTTGAGGATGTGCTTGAAAAGCGTAATGAAGAGTCAACATCGTTATCCACCAAAGCTCCTCGTATCATCCTAATGTGTCCGCAAGGCGAGACATTTACACAGAAAAAAGCGGAAGAACTGGTACAGGAAGATCATCTGATTTTTATTTGTGGACATTATGAAGGCTATGATGAGCGTATACGCGAATTTCTGGTCACCGACGAGTTGTCCATTGGGGACTATGTATTAACCGGAGGTGAGCTGCCTGCAATGGTGGCCATTGACAGCATTGCTCGTCTTATCCCGGGTGTCCTCGGAAACGAGACGAGTGCTGTAACGGATTCGTTCAGCACAGGGCTGCTCGAATATCCGCATTATACACGACCGCCTGAATTCAGAGGCATGAAGGTACCGGATGTGTTGTTATCTGGCCATCATCTGAATATTGATGCATGGCGCAGAGAACAGTCCCTGATCCGTACGCTCGAGCGCAGACCCGATATGCTGGATACCGCCGAATTGACCGAGAAAGAACGGATATGGCTCGACAAACTTCGTTCTGAGATGGAACGGACTTCCGAGTAG
- the rimM gene encoding ribosome maturation factor RimM (Essential for efficient processing of 16S rRNA), whose protein sequence is MAEFMNVGKIVNTHGIRGELRIMPLTDFPEVRFAKDAELYLFTPDNHPVLVHVESARLHKNMYIVRLKEYGNINEVEKFKGGIAKVSKENLAELEENEYYFHQIVGCTVVTEEGENLGTISEILTPGANDVWVVKTAAGKEILLPVIDDVVLDVDVNEKLVKVHLMEGLL, encoded by the coding sequence ATGGCAGAGTTTATGAATGTAGGTAAAATCGTCAATACGCACGGAATTCGTGGCGAGTTGAGAATCATGCCTTTAACCGATTTCCCGGAAGTGCGCTTTGCGAAGGATGCGGAGCTGTATTTGTTTACGCCCGATAACCACCCTGTGCTGGTTCATGTGGAATCAGCTCGATTGCATAAAAATATGTATATCGTTCGATTGAAAGAGTACGGAAACATCAATGAAGTGGAAAAGTTCAAAGGCGGCATAGCTAAAGTATCTAAAGAGAACTTGGCTGAACTGGAGGAGAATGAGTACTACTTCCACCAAATCGTTGGATGTACTGTCGTGACTGAAGAAGGTGAAAACCTCGGAACGATCTCCGAGATTCTGACGCCTGGAGCAAATGACGTATGGGTTGTTAAAACAGCGGCAGGCAAGGAAATCTTGCTACCCGTTATTGATGATGTGGTGCTTGATGTTGATGTTAATGAGAAACTGGTTAAGGTTCATCTGATGGAAGGATTGCTTTAA
- a CDS encoding KH domain-containing protein, with amino-acid sequence MEELVSIIAKALVDHPEDVAVRTVEKDRLVVYELTVHPDDVGKVIGKQGRIAKSLRTVVTSAAVKMDKRVTVDIIS; translated from the coding sequence ATGGAAGAATTAGTAAGCATAATTGCTAAGGCTTTGGTCGATCATCCGGAAGATGTGGCGGTTCGGACGGTTGAGAAAGACCGGCTTGTCGTTTACGAGTTAACTGTTCATCCTGACGATGTCGGGAAGGTTATTGGTAAACAAGGGCGAATCGCAAAATCTCTTCGTACGGTCGTCACATCAGCAGCAGTTAAGATGGATAAACGGGTTACCGTCGATATCATATCTTAA
- the rpsP gene encoding 30S ribosomal protein S16, giving the protein MAVRIRLKRMGAHKAPFYRVVVSDSRSPRDGRFIEEIGYYNPVEQPAVVKIDEDKALQWLQNGAQASDTVRNLLSKAGVMKKFHESKLTK; this is encoded by the coding sequence ATGGCAGTTCGTATTCGTCTGAAACGTATGGGTGCTCACAAAGCTCCTTTCTACCGCGTAGTGGTATCGGATTCCCGTTCCCCACGTGACGGTCGTTTTATCGAGGAGATCGGTTACTACAACCCGGTTGAACAACCGGCTGTTGTTAAGATCGATGAAGATAAAGCATTGCAATGGCTTCAAAACGGTGCGCAAGCATCCGACACTGTCCGCAACTTGCTGAGCAAAGCGGGCGTGATGAAGAAGTTCCACGAGTCTAAATTGACTAAATAA